From Penaeus vannamei isolate JL-2024 chromosome 40, ASM4276789v1, whole genome shotgun sequence, the proteins below share one genomic window:
- the Ykt6 gene encoding synaptobrevin homolog YKT6 isoform X2: MVKLFAISVLYKGPESARLLKAAYDLQQFGFFQRGSVQEFMTFTSKIITERCNPCSRQSVKEQEYMCHVYVRADNLAGVVISDHEYQYRVAHNMINKVLDDFAAKVPAHLWPSTEESAIPYSELPATLTRWQNPREADALTRVQEEVEETKIILHNTIEAVLERGEKLDDLVNKSEMLSLQSKTFYKTARKTNSCCSFG; this comes from the exons ATGGTGAAGTTGTTTGCAATCAGTGTGCTCTACAAGGGGCCTGAAAGTGCCCGTCTCCTGAAAGCAGCATACGACTTGCAGCAGTTTGGCTTTTTTCAGCGAGGCTCAGTCCAAGAGTTCATGACCTTTACGAGTAAAATCATCACAGAGCGGTGTAACCCATGTTCTCGGCAGTCGGTCAAAGAGCAAG AGTATATGTGCCATGTGTATGTGAGGGCAGATAACCTGGCAGGCGTCGTCATATCAGACCATGAGTACCAGTACAGAGTGGCGCATAACATGATAAACAAG GTGCTAGATGATTTTGCTGCTAAAGTTCCTGCCCATCTGTGGCCTAGCACAGAGGAGTCGGCAATTCCCTATTCAGAGCTGCCAGCTACCCTCACCCGCTGGCAAAACCCAAGGGAGGCCGATGCACTCACTCGTGTACAAGAGGAAGTTGAGGAAACTAAGATCATTTTG CACAACACCATTGAGGCTGTGCTAGAGCGAGGGGAGAAGCTGGACGACCTGGTCAACAAATCAGAGATGCTCAGCCTGCAGTCGAAAACCTTCTACAAGACCGCCCGGAAAACCAACTCTTGTTGTAGCTTTGGATAA
- the Ykt6 gene encoding synaptobrevin homolog YKT6 isoform X1, with the protein MQHHLYLSIRSRLSNLTSEKEIIYRGRFKQKTADKMVKLFAISVLYKGPESARLLKAAYDLQQFGFFQRGSVQEFMTFTSKIITERCNPCSRQSVKEQEYMCHVYVRADNLAGVVISDHEYQYRVAHNMINKVLDDFAAKVPAHLWPSTEESAIPYSELPATLTRWQNPREADALTRVQEEVEETKIILHNTIEAVLERGEKLDDLVNKSEMLSLQSKTFYKTARKTNSCCSFG; encoded by the exons ATGCAACATCACCTATACTTGAGTATACGTTCTAGACTCTCAAATTTGACGAGCGAAAAAGAGATCATTTATAGAGGACGTTTTAAACAAAAAACGGCCGACAA AATGGTGAAGTTGTTTGCAATCAGTGTGCTCTACAAGGGGCCTGAAAGTGCCCGTCTCCTGAAAGCAGCATACGACTTGCAGCAGTTTGGCTTTTTTCAGCGAGGCTCAGTCCAAGAGTTCATGACCTTTACGAGTAAAATCATCACAGAGCGGTGTAACCCATGTTCTCGGCAGTCGGTCAAAGAGCAAG AGTATATGTGCCATGTGTATGTGAGGGCAGATAACCTGGCAGGCGTCGTCATATCAGACCATGAGTACCAGTACAGAGTGGCGCATAACATGATAAACAAG GTGCTAGATGATTTTGCTGCTAAAGTTCCTGCCCATCTGTGGCCTAGCACAGAGGAGTCGGCAATTCCCTATTCAGAGCTGCCAGCTACCCTCACCCGCTGGCAAAACCCAAGGGAGGCCGATGCACTCACTCGTGTACAAGAGGAAGTTGAGGAAACTAAGATCATTTTG CACAACACCATTGAGGCTGTGCTAGAGCGAGGGGAGAAGCTGGACGACCTGGTCAACAAATCAGAGATGCTCAGCCTGCAGTCGAAAACCTTCTACAAGACCGCCCGGAAAACCAACTCTTGTTGTAGCTTTGGATAA